A stretch of Triticum aestivum cultivar Chinese Spring chromosome 1D, IWGSC CS RefSeq v2.1, whole genome shotgun sequence DNA encodes these proteins:
- the LOC123159176 gene encoding histone-lysine N-methyltransferase, H3 lysine-9 specific SUVH4-like produces MSGAYEDDFDKADEIIYTGEGGNNLLGNGHQKTEQTLLRGNLALKNSKDNGNPIRVIRGHIEKNSYTGKVYTYDGLYKVVDCLSEKGVRGHLVFKFRLKRLEGQPPLTTSRVLFNRGDVHMPISELPGLVCRDISYGQENIPIPATNLVDNPPVPPSGFVYSKSLQIPEYIKIPADSIGCNCKGDCSSSTHCLCAVHNGSDLPYVSRQKKLSAKHVDSTHKNIGRLVEPKAVVFECGANCSCHCSCVNRTSQQGLQYHLEVFKTELKGWAVRTWDTILPGALICEYTGVLRRNAEVEGLLDNNYIFDIDCLQTIKGLDGRKQRSGSELHMASLQDEHDSEASQAPEYCIDAGSIGNIARFINHSCQPNLFIQCILSSHRDIKLAKIMLVAADTIPPLQELSYDYGYGMDSVIGPDGNVVKLACHCGASDCRKRLY; encoded by the exons ATGTCGGGGGCATATGAAGATGATTTTGACAAAGCTGACGAAATTATTTACACTGGCGAAGGAGGGAACAATTTGCTTGGCAACGGTCACCAGAAAACTGAACAAACATTGCTTCGGGGAAACTTGGCACTGAAG AATAGCAAGGATAATGGCAACCCTATACGGGTTATTCGTGGCCATATAGAAAAGAACAGCTACACTGGAAAAGTGTACACCTATGATGGATTGTACAAG GTAGTGGATTGCTTGTCAGAGAAAGGAGTGCGCGGGCATTTGGTTTTCAAATTCAGATTGAAGCGTCTTGAAGGTCAACCACCTTTGACAACTTCAAGG gtgctgtttaaTCGTGGAGATGTTCACATGCCAATTTCTGAATTACCTGG GTTGGTTTGTCGGGACATCTCTTATGGGCAAGAGAACATTCCAATTCCTGCTACAAATTTAGTTGATAACCCTCCTGTTCCTCCATCTG GCTTTGTGTACTCTAAGTCACTGCAGATTCCAGAATATATCAAGATACCAGCTGACAGTATTGGTTGCAACTGCAAAGGAGATTGTTCTAGCTCTACACACTGCTTGTGTGCTGTTCACAACGGTTCTGATCTACCATATGTGTCCAGACAAAAGAAATTGAGTGCTAAGCACGTGGATTCTACACATAAGAATATTGGAAG GTTGGTGGAGCCCAAAGCAGTTGTGTTTGAGTGTGGTGCTAATTGTAGCTGCCACTGCAGCTGTGTAAATAGAACATCCCAGCAAGGATTGCAATACCACCTAGAG GTGTTCAAAACTGAGCTAAAAGGTTGGGCTGTAAGAACGTGGGACACTATTCTTCCTGGGGCACTCATCTGTGAATACACTGGGGTATTGAGGAGGAACGCTGAAGTTGAAGGTTTGCTGGACAACAACTACATATTTGATATAGACTGTCTTCAGACCATTAAAGGCCTGGATGGGAGGAAG CAAAGGTCTGGCTCAGAACTGCATATGGCATCTCTTCAAGACGAGCATGACTCCGAGGCTTCTCAAGCCCCAGAGTATTGCATTGATGCTGGTTCCATCGGCAACATTGCGAGGTTCATAAATCATAGCTGCCAACCGAACCTTTTCATCCAGTGCATATTGAGCTCACATAGAGATATCAAGCTAGCAAAAATCATGCTTGTTGCAGCTGATACCATACCACCTCTTCAG